The Arachis ipaensis cultivar K30076 chromosome B07, Araip1.1, whole genome shotgun sequence genome includes a window with the following:
- the LOC107609599 gene encoding intersectin-1, which yields MKRKKWSEQEEQTLLSKYSELLRSGTLAKLKTREKKFKPVADHVNSLHHHRDPSAFPFTWSWRDVSIKVQNMRHQYLGVKQKIQGLSPHSFNWSDGLNHWENFLYYKEVFGDIPSSSSIARNGSNSAVSLRSLGFSGSDDDIIDEDDDCDEDEEECECGGNDFDDDSGEEVRRIGGIGVRVLELREAVAKREERRREREFRREKEEAVAEREREKRRREGDDRGVEVEVESELEERRLRWARREVARRARLERELEEERRRRKRAEERMEEEEMEWRERMVAMQVEHEKQMMQMHVDACQNQMQILGIMARILCQFFGSGSDGLGGGSGSATGSGLAALPSQVLQNLQHTGELGNVKPDANSPSEFM from the coding sequence ATGAAGCGCAAGAAGTGGTCGGAGCAGGAGGAACAAACCCTCCTATCCAAGTACTCTGAACTACTCCGCTCCGGCACCCTCGCTAAGCTCAAGACCCGCGAGAAGAAGTTCAAACCCGTCGCCGACCACGTCAACTCCCTCCACCACCATCGCGATCCCTCCGCCTTCCCTTTCACGTGGTCATGGCGCGACGTATCCATCAAGGTCCAGAACATGCGCCACCAGTACCTCGGCGTCAAGCAGAAGATCCAAGGTCTCTCGCCTCACTCTTTCAACTGGTCCGATGGTCTCAATCACTGGGAGAATTTTCTTTATTACAAGGAAGTCTTCGGCGATATTCCGTCGTCCTCTTCGATTGCGAGAAACGGTTCTAATTCTGCGGTTTCGTTGCGTAGCCTTGGATTTTCGGGTTCTGatgatgatattattgatgaagatgatgattgtGATGAGGATGAGGAGGAGTGTGAGTGCGGTGGTAATGATTTTGATGATGATTCCGGGGAAGAGGTGAGGCGGATTGGGGGTATTGGCGTTAGGGTTTTGGAGCTGAGGGAGGCGGTGGCGAAGAGGGAGGAGAggaggagggagagagagtttCGGAGGGAGAAGGAGGAGGCGGTGGCGGAGAGAGAGCGGGAGAAGCGGAGGAGGGAGGGGGATGATAGAGGAGTTGAGGTGGAGGTGGAATCTGAATTGGAGGAGAGGCGGTTGCGGTGGGCGAGGAGGGAGGTGGCAAGGAGGGCGAGGCTGGAGAGGGAGCTGGAGGAGGAGCGGAGGCGGCGGAAGAGGGCGGAGGAGAGAATGGAGGAGGAGGAGATGGAGTGGAGGGAGAGGATGGTGGCAATGCAGGTTGAGCATGAGAAGCAGATGATGCAGATGCATGTTGATGCTTGCCAGAACCAGATGCAGATCCTTGGGATCATGGCCAGGATACTATGCCAGTTCTTTGGCTCTGGGAGTGATGGATTGGGTGGTGGCAGCGGCAGCGCCACTGGCAGCGGCTTGGCAGCGTTGCCCTCTCAGGTGTTGCAGAATTTGCAACACACTGGGGAGTTGGGGAATGTAAAACCGGATGCTAATTCGCCTTCGGAATTTATGTAA
- the LOC110264863 gene encoding uncharacterized protein LOC110264863 isoform X2, translating to MPNKGNKITEANQPSKDNLRWSDEMDEVLLNALAEEALKGNRHDGSWTTEAYAKAVKTLSIAIGPNITKNHIKNRMKTLKDHFVQAYDLFHHLSGFARNLVTRKFEAEEEVLQDFIKEKLYAEKWKKMQIKHYDTLKELFGADKVMRSSRMDYMEFL from the exons ATGCCaaataaaggaaataaaataacagaagCAAATCAACCTTCTAAAGACAACTTAAGATGGTCTGATGAGATGGATGAAGTTCTGCTGAATGCATTAGCAGAAGAAGCATTGAAAGGTAATCGACACGATGGCTCGTGGACAACTGAAGCATATGCCAAGGCTGTGAAGACTTTGAGCATAGCAATAGGCCCGAACATAACAAAGAACCACATcaagaatagaatgaagacatTGAAAGATCATTTTGTTCAGGCATATGACTTATTTCATCACTTAAGTGGATTTGCGCGGAATCTTGTTACTAGAAAGTTTGAAGCTGAAGAAGAAGTGTTGCAAGACTTTATTAAG GAGAAACTATATgcagaaaaatggaaaaaaatgcaAATTAAGCATTATGATACTTTGAAGGAGTTGTTCGGAGCTGATaaagtgatgc gtagcagtCGGATGGATTatatggagtttctgtag
- the LOC110264863 gene encoding uncharacterized protein LOC110264863 isoform X1 encodes MPNKGNKITEANQPSKDNLRWSDEMDEVLLNALAEEALKGNRHDGSWTTEAYAKAVKTLSIAIGPNITKNHIKNRMKTLKDHFVQAYDLFHHLSGFARNLVTRKFEAEEEVLQDFIKEKLYAEKWKKMQIKHYDTLKELFGADKVMREHLFYLFLVNLHLNC; translated from the exons ATGCCaaataaaggaaataaaataacagaagCAAATCAACCTTCTAAAGACAACTTAAGATGGTCTGATGAGATGGATGAAGTTCTGCTGAATGCATTAGCAGAAGAAGCATTGAAAGGTAATCGACACGATGGCTCGTGGACAACTGAAGCATATGCCAAGGCTGTGAAGACTTTGAGCATAGCAATAGGCCCGAACATAACAAAGAACCACATcaagaatagaatgaagacatTGAAAGATCATTTTGTTCAGGCATATGACTTATTTCATCACTTAAGTGGATTTGCGCGGAATCTTGTTACTAGAAAGTTTGAAGCTGAAGAAGAAGTGTTGCAAGACTTTATTAAG GAGAAACTATATgcagaaaaatggaaaaaaatgcaAATTAAGCATTATGATACTTTGAAGGAGTTGTTCGGAGCTGATaaagtgatgcgtgagcatcttttctatcttttcctagtgaatttacatttgaattgttaa